A genomic stretch from Silurus meridionalis isolate SWU-2019-XX chromosome 1, ASM1480568v1, whole genome shotgun sequence includes:
- the LOC124383276 gene encoding R3H domain-containing protein 2, whose product MSVLLPLDGVREGESMLVTENPAASRCKGTTTTLSKDNTENNGADPDDITQDTQKRCQNHGHSRKRAKSNAKLKLVRSLAVCEESSGMFSTDGPAESQDIIQLHISCPSDKEEEKSSKDEYESEEREKKDKTPHKMLSRDSSQEYTDSTGIDVHEFLVNTLKNNPRDRMMLLKLEQDILEFINDDNNQYKKFPQMTSYHRMLLHRVAAYFGMDHNVDQTGKAVIINKTCNTRIPEQRFSEHIKDDRTMDFQKKFILKRDDASMDKDDNQIRVPLQDGRRSKSIEEREEEYQRVRDRIFAREVFFSSQSSQNGYLNDNRLSTEGYSSSSQRRRQIFRYLVNSSRPSSSRQSSTDSDMKSLEPRPWSSTDSDSSNRTLRPPVTKASSFSGISILTRGDSLGSKGSQGSARGSRTGLPLVTTEACPQPLQQSRTLLPCPSGCPSNVPQSQAPPPPPQAALLPTPTHTHTLSHPQHPIGSHSHNHMLPQPVASLQPAPQPVSYSSTSCPQVILPVSPSQQYNLADELAPGFGQMSLSRQGSSEAPEPPGLYQPPPPVLSQHPPPQQSYIIAPPPSSYQPPTAHPHPPPQAPPQTQPVLQTAPPAQGYMQPPPPPQQIQVQYYSTGGQYPSSGQQYRSISHQVSYPAQRTQPMPPPAQPSAPLQPIMASQQPAYQGMMGVQQPQSATIMNSQRPGMSGQIQGMVVQYTPIPSYQVPVANETQPVVQQQYQQPVMVPVSQSVQGAMPAAPPMPVYYSVLTPTQQNSTSPSVGYLQPPSTDQYQMTQSPSPCSPQQIQQQYSGVPPPGTSVMVMQLSVPNGPQPTQNPPMVQWNPCKYYSVEQRPSKPEQQVSTQLNSPLASPTQSPTPTPSSSGSNVCPGLGPLPLISQFPRPGGPSQGDGRYSLLGQPLQYSLCPPSIMHNHSQSSYSSHQSSGVIKHGARGKKQTLKSASTDLGTTDVVVSRVLEVTDLPEGISRPEAEKLFNQLSMCGAKIQWLKEPQASRGPGIAPAHGAGGGGAVGKYDSHDPAHLYTVVAVFPNTMAAQSASFKLNNSGGSLFKLRAAKKNYDLRVLERASSQ is encoded by the exons ATGTCTGTGTTACTGCCTCTGGATGGGGTGAGAGAGGGGGAGAGCATGCTGGTTACTGAAAATCCTGCTGCCAGCCGCTGTAAAGGAACCACAACCACACTGAGCAAAGACAACACCGAGAACAATGGTGCAGATCCCGACGACATCACACAAGACACACAG AAACGCTGTCAGAACCATGGCCATAGCAGGAAAAGAGCCAAG TCCAATGCTAAGCTAAAGCTGGTGAGGAGTCTAGCAGTGTGTGAGGAGTCATCAGGCATGTTTTCTACTGATGGCCCTGCCGAGAGTCAG gaTATTATTCAGCTCCACATCAGCTGCCCGTCAGACAAAGAGGAAGAGAAGTCTTCTAAAGACGAGTATGAGAGCGAGGAGAGGGAGAAGAAGGACAAAACGCCGCACAAGATGCTCTCGCGTG ACTCCAGTCAGGAGTACACAGACTCCACAGGCATTGATGTGCATGAATTCTTGGTGAACACACTGAAAAACAACCCCAG GGACAGAATGATGCTGCTGAAGCTGGAACAAGATATACTGGAGTTTATTAATGATgataa CAATCAGTATAAGAAGTTCCCTCAGATGACCTCATACCATCGCATGCTGCTGCATCGAGTTGCAGCCTACTTTGGCATGGACCACAATGTGGACCAAACTGGCAAAGCGGTCATCATCAATAAGACATGCAACACTCgcat ccctGAACAAAGGTTTTCTGAGCACATTAAAGATGACAGAACCATGGATTTCCAAAAGAAGTTTATCTTGAAGAGGGACGATGCAAGCATGGACAAAGATGACAACCAA ATTCGGGTTCCTCTGCAGGACGGTCGTCGTAGTAAATCCAtcgaggagagagaggaggaataTCAACGTGTCCGAGATCGAATCTTTGCTCGGGAA gtgtttttttcttcacagtcTTCTCAAAACGGATACCTCAACGACAACAG ACTTTCCACTGAAGGCTACTCCTCTTCCTCCCAAAGGAGGAGGCAAATCTTTAGGTACTTAGT AAACTCAAGTCGGCCGTCAAGCAGTCGTCAAAGCAGCACTGACAGTGATATGAAGAGTCTGGAACCACGACCCTGGAGTAGCACAGACTCTGACAGCTCAAACCGCACACTCCGGCCTCCCGTTACTAAGGCCAGCAGCTTCAGCGGCATCTCCATCCTCACACGAGGAGACAGTCTGGGTAGCAAAGGCTCACAGGGCAGTGCCAGGGGCTCACGCACCG GTCTTCCTCTTGTAACCACAGAGGCTTGCCCTCAGCCACTTCAACAGAGCCGCACCCTCCTGCCCTGCCCATCGGGCTGCCCCTCCAATGTTCCTCAGAGCCAagctccaccaccacctccacaagCTGCTCTGCTGCCCACCcctactcacactcacacactatctCACCCACAGCACCCCATCGGCAGCCATAGCCACAATCACATGCTGCCACAG CCAGTGGCATCTCTGCAGCCTGCTCCACAACCTGTATCATACTCCAGCACCTCCTGCCCTCAGGTCATCCTGCCTGTTTCTCCTTCTCAGCAGTATAACTTG GCTGATGAGTTGGCTCCAGGTTTTGGACAAATGTCTCTGAGCCGCCAGGGCTCCAGTGAGGCTCCAGAGCCACCAGGACTCTATCAGCCTCCACCTCCTGTGTTATCCCAGCATCCTCCTCCACAGCAAAGTTACATTATTGCCCCTCCTCCATCCAGCTACCAGCCGCCCACAGCCCATCCACACCCACCTCCACAAGCTCCACCCCAAACTCAGCCTGTCCTTCAGACAGCTCCGCCTGCACAGGGCTACATGCAGCCCCCTCCACCTCCTCAGCAG atcCAGGTGCAGTATTATTCTACTGGTGGACAGTATCCAAGTTCAGGACAACAGTACAGGTCCATATCTCACCAGGTGTCGTATCCTGCTCAGCGTACTCAGCCCATGCCACCGCCAGCACAACCCTCTG CTCCTCTCCAGCCCATCATGGCCAGTCAGCAGCCAGCATACCAGGGAATGATGGGAGTTCAGCAGCCGCAGAGTGCCACCATCATGAATTCTCAACGTCCTGGCATGAGTGGACAGATACAAGGCATGGTGGTACAGTACACACCTATTCCCTCCTATCAG GTGCCTGTGGCTAATGAAACCCAGCCTGTGGTGCAGCAGCAGTACCAGCAGCCTGTCATGGTGCCCGTTAGCCAGTCTGTTCAGGGTGCAATGCCAGCAGCCCCACCTATGCCAGTGTACTACAGTGTCCTGACGCCGACGCAACAGAACAGCACAAG TCCATCTGTGGGCTACCTGCAGCCTCCCAGTACAGATCAGTACCAGATGACTCAATCCCCTTCCCCCTGCAGTCCTCAGCAGATACAGCAGCAGTATTCAG GTGTGCCACCTCCTGGTACAAGCGTTATGGTGATGCAATTGAGTGTTCCAAATGGGCCACAGCCTACCCAGAATCCTCCCATGGTGCAGTGGAATCCTTGCAAGTATTACAGTGTGGAACAGAGACCCAGCAAACCTGAGCAACAG GTCAGCACTCAGTTAAATAGTCCTCTGGCATCTCCTACTCAGTCACCCACACCCACTCCATCGAGCAGTGGAAGCAATGTGTGTCCTGGGCTCGGCCCACTGCCTCTCATTTCCCAGTTTCCACGGCCTGGTGGACCCTCACAAG GAGATGGCCGCTATTCGTTACTGGGGCAGCCTCTGCAGTACAGCTTGTGTCCTCCAAGCATCATGCACAATCATAGCCAATCCTCCTACAGCTCCCACCAG AGCTCAGGAGTGATCAAGCATGGAGCCAGAGGAAAGAAACAGACACTGAAATCTGCCTCTACAGATTTAGGAACAACTGACGTGG TGGTGAGTCGTGTGCTGGAGGTTACAGACCTGCCCGAGGGCATCTCTCGTCCAGAGGCCGAGAAGCTCTTCAACCAGCTCTCGATGTGCGGGGCCAAGATCCAGTGGCTGAAGGAGCCGCAGGCATCCCGGGGACCTGGCATTGCCCCAGCGCATGGAGCTGGAGGGGGTGGGGCAGTAGGAAAGTATGACTCGCACGACCCAGCCCACCTCTACACTGTGGTGGCAGTGTTCCCCAACACCATGGCTGCACAAAGCGCTTCCTTTAAGCTCAACAACAGCGGAGGGAGTCTGTTCAAACTACGCGCTGCCAAAAAGAACTATGACCTGCGCGTACTAGAGAGAGCCAGTTCACagtga